In Acidobacteriota bacterium, the DNA window AGCCAGCGCCGGAGGCTTCCAAGGCCGGAGACTCAAGATCCAGCGACTCGAAGAGCGGTGATTCGGAGACGCGTGATTCGAAGGCCGCTGCGCCAAGCGCCAGCGGCCCCGTGGACCGGGACATCGACCCCGAGACCTTCAAAAGCGCCCACGCCAGCCCCGCGGTGCGCCGCTACGCCCGCGAGCTGGGAGCGGATCTGAGCAAGATCGACGGCACCGGCCGCAAGGGTCGCATCCTCAAAGAGGACGTCCAAGCCTACGTCAAGAAGGCCCTTCAGGGCTCCGGCACCGGTTCGCCCGCAGGCACCGCGGCGGGCTCCGGCATCCCACCAATCCCGGCCCAGGACTTCAGCAAATTCGGCGAGATCGAGGAGCAGCCTCTCTCGCGCATCCGCCAGATCTCCGCCAAACACCTGCATCGCTCGTGGGTCAACGTTCCCCACGTCACCCAATTCGACGAGGCGGACATCACCGACCTGGAAGACTTCCGCAAGGCCCACAAGGAAGAAGCCGCCGCCCGCGGGGTCAAGCTCACCCCGGTGGCTTTCCTGCTCAAGGCCTGCGCCGGAGCGCTGCGGGAGTTCCCGGAATTCAACAGCTCCCTGCACCCCGACGGCGACCGCCTGATCCTCAAGCACTACGTCCACATCGGCGTCGCCGTGGACACCCCCGACGGGTTGGTAGTGCCGGTGATTCGGGACGTGGACCAGAAAGGCCTCTACCAGCTGGCGGAGGAGCTGGGGGAGGTCAGCGGCCGCGCCCGGGAGGGCAAGCTCACCCCCAAGGACATCCAGGGCGGGTGCTTCTCCATCTCCAGCCTCGGGGGCATCGGCGGTACCGCCTTCACCCCCATCGTCAACGCGCCGGAGGTGGCGATCCTCGGGGTCTCCCGATCCGCCCTCAAGCCGGTGTACCAGGACGGCGCCTTCGTGCCGCGGCTGATGCTCCCCTTGAGCCTGTCCTACGATCACCGGGTCATCGACGGCGCCGCGGC includes these proteins:
- the aceF gene encoding dihydrolipoyllysine-residue acetyltransferase produces the protein MGQIKEIKVPDIGDFDEVDVIEVLVASGDEVAVDDPLITLESDKASMEVPSTEAGTVQDVKISAGDKVAQGAVILTLEVAEGGEDSAEESGESEEVPQKEEEEKESEPAADEPAPEASKAGDSRSSDSKSGDSETRDSKAAAPSASGPVDRDIDPETFKSAHASPAVRRYARELGADLSKIDGTGRKGRILKEDVQAYVKKALQGSGTGSPAGTAAGSGIPPIPAQDFSKFGEIEEQPLSRIRQISAKHLHRSWVNVPHVTQFDEADITDLEDFRKAHKEEAAARGVKLTPVAFLLKACAGALREFPEFNSSLHPDGDRLILKHYVHIGVAVDTPDGLVVPVIRDVDQKGLYQLAEELGEVSGRAREGKLTPKDIQGGCFSISSLGGIGGTAFTPIVNAPEVAILGVSRSALKPVYQDGAFVPRLMLPLSLSYDHRVIDGAAAARFIVHLSGLLSDLRRLLL